One window of the Trifolium pratense cultivar HEN17-A07 linkage group LG2, ARS_RC_1.1, whole genome shotgun sequence genome contains the following:
- the LOC123907785 gene encoding ubiquitin carboxyl-terminal hydrolase 2 isoform X1, which produces MAKKVKKKSRSFVKEKEVAATVTELDNPTIESVDEGVSVAKETNPCPHLAKGVNLEQLSRKIESSRSTSCEDCREGAADRRGSKGKGKHGKKKGGASSESKSDSKSIWVCLECAHYTCGGVGLPTTPNFHAVGHARKTRHPLTVNIDKPQLCWCFRCDMLIQVDKIEKTDETSHPISDVVKLLKGRSSAKSLVDTEDVFIGGGSVTAEIKSGSLSVSGSYGQRGYVVRGMVNLGNTCFFNSIMQNLLAMNKLRDNFLKTDAPVGPLISSLKKLFTETNPESGLKNSINPRSFFGNVCSKSPQFRGYQQHDSHELLRCLLDGLSTEELAGRKQNGSLETDGTSSNTLVDALFGGQISSTVCCNECKHSSTVYEPFLDLSLPVPTKKPPPRKAPQVSRTKKTKLPPKKGGKTQTRVKVNRDADPLPVQNVPGQSFSHESSCPDQSVISVSGERAASSGDSTVLDSEEISSVANKEDISPPNLVTVEESQQMQVVDSVANKISESSDDFAWLDYVGAETMIDEDASVSQKEDAPEVQNSDPLPVQNVPGQSFSHESSCPDQSVISASGERAASSGDSTVLDSEEISSVANKEDISPPNLVTVEESQQMQVVDSVANKISDSSDVGAETMIDEDASVSQKEDAPEVQNSEIKDERLTVFTEQASCETSGPDSFLREDQNLRPDFSSANGLEDEVPLQVQNSEVLLLPYKQVQNSEVLLLPYKEESSSAGVIIERDNEASSSVLGGGPEESEFDGFGGLFNEPEIFAGPAPRPSSSGDVDAGIIIRNNSESDPDEVDDTDSPVSVESCLAHFIKPELLSDDNAWHCENCSKILRRQKKKAKQQARTLSDGNASGSHDESQNTSNSCSFEVSSTGNGDIKNDKSIESSVSHVQHGTELENSQTDELQNDELQSSCSQQACNEESRNNSASSCITGNVQQDAPMLDNDDNDSEECSDKETDLESMRVNRDATKRVLIYKAPPVLTIHLKRFSQDARGRLSKLNGHVNFRETMDFRPYMDPRCINEEKYEYQLVGVVEHSGTMRGGHYVAYVRGGQRNREKVANKENESSTWYHASDAYVREVSLDEVLRCEAYILFYERK; this is translated from the exons ATGGCGAAGAAAGTAAAAAAGAAGAGTCGAAGTTTTGTTAAGGAGAAGGAGGTTGCTGCTACTGTTACTGAATTGGACAACCCAACTATTGAGTCTGTTGATGAAGGGGTTTCAGTTGCAAAAGAGACAAATCCTTGCCCTCATCTTGCTAAAGGTGTTAATTTAGAACAATTGTCTCGTAAGATTGAGTCTTCTAGGTCCACAAGTTGTGAAGATTGTAGGGAAGGGGCGGCTGATAGGAGGGGCAGTAAAGGAAAAGGTAAACATGGAAAGAAGAAAGGCGGTGCATCATCAGAATCCAAATCTGATTCGAAGTCTATATGGGTTTGTTTGGAATGTGCACACTATACCTGTGGAGGTGTGGGGCTACCAACAACCCCTAATTTTCATGCTGTTGGGCATGCAAGGAAAACACGACACCCATTAACTGTTAATATTGACAAACCTCAACTTTGTTGGTGTTTTCGTTGCGATATGCTTATTCAAgttgataaaattgaaaaaactgATGAAACAAGTCATCCTATATCTGATGTTGTGAAATTGCTCAAAGGACGATCTTCGGCAAAATCGTTAGTGGATACTGAAGATGTTTTCATTGGGGGTGGCAGTGTTACTGCAGAAATTAAGTCAGGATCTCTGTCTGTAAGTGGTTCATACGGACAGCGTGGTTACGTAGTTCGAGGCATGGTTAATCTTGGGAATACTTGTTTCTTTAATTCAATCATGCAAAATCTGCTTGCTATGAATAAATTGCGGGACAATTTTCTGAAGACCGATGCTCCTGTCGGGCCACTGATTAGTTCGTTGAAGAAGCTGTTCACTGAAACAAACCCAGAATCAGGattgaaaaatagtataaaTCCGAGATCCTTTTTTGGCAATGTATGTTCTAAGTCTCCCCAATTTCGAGGATATCAGCAACATGACAGTCATGAATTGCTCCGTTGTTTACTGGATGGGTTGAGTACTGAAGAGCTGGCTGGAAGGAAGCAGAATGGTTCTCTTGAGACAGACGGAACCTCTTCCAATACTTTGGTCGATGCTTTATTTGGGGGTCAGATATCTAGTACTGTATGTTGCAACGAATGTAAGCATTCCTCAACAGTGTATGAGCCTTTTTTAGATCTTTCCCTCCCCGTTCCAACTAAGAAACCTCCGCCTCGGAAGGCTCCACAAGTGTCCAGAACCAAAAAGACAAAACTTCCACCCAAAAAAGGAGGAAAGACTCAGACTCGAGTCAAAGTTAACAGGGATGCTGACCCCTTACCCGTTCAAAATGTACCAGGCCAATCATTCAGCCATGAATCATCCTGCCCTGACCAGTCTGTCATATCAGTTTCTGGAGAAAGGGCTGCTTCTTCTGGTGATTCTACGGTATTAGATTCTGAAGAAATAAGCAGCGTGGCCAATAAAGAGGATATCTCTCCACCTAATTTGGTTACTGTTGAAGAGTCTCAACAAATGCAAGTGGTTGACAGTGTTGCAAATAAAATATCAGAATCATCGGATGATTTTGCTTGGTTGGATTATGTGGGAGCTGAAACCATGATAGACGAAGATGCTTCCGTATCCCAGAAGGAAGATGCACCGGAGGTACAAAATTCTGATCCCTTACCCGTTCAAAATGTACCAGGCCAATCATTCAGCCATGAATCATCCTGCCCTGACCAGTCTGTCATATCAGCTTCTGGAGAAAGGGCTGCTTCTTCTGGTGATTCTACGGTATTAGATTCTGAAGAAATAAGCAGCGTGGCCAATAAAGAGGATATCTCTCCACCTAATTTGGTTACTGTTGAAGAGTCTCAACAAATGCAAGTGGTTGACAGTGTTGCAAATAAAATATCAGATTCATCAGATGTGGGAGCTGAAACCATGATAGACGAAGATGCTTCTGTATCCCAGAAGGAAGATGCACCGGAGGTACAAAATTCTGAGATCAAGGATGAACGTTTGACTGTTTTCACTGAACAAGCTAGTTGTGAAACCAGCGGTCCTGATTCTTTCCTTCGGGAGGATCAAAACCTAAGACCTGATTTTTCTTCAGCAAATGGGTTGGAAGATGAGGTTCCTTTACAAGTTCAAAATTCAGAAGTGCTTTTACTTCCATACAAACAAGTTCAAAATTCAGAAGTGCTGTTACTTCCATACAAAGAAGAAAGTTCCTCGGCCGGGGTTATCATTGAAAGAGATAACGAGGCCTCCTCGTCTGTTTTGGGTGGTGGTCCAGAAGAATCGGAGTTTGATGGCTTTGGTGGCTTATTTAATGAGCCTGAAATTTTTGCTGGGCCTGCTCCCAGGCCTTCTTCATCTGGTGATGTGGATGCTGGCATTATCATAAGAAACAACAGTGAATCTGATCCAGATGAAGTAGATGATACAGATTCTCCGGTTTCTGTGGAGAGTTGCTTGGCTCATTTTATAAAACCTGAGCTTCTTTCAGATGACAATGCTTGGCATTGTGAGAACTGTTCAAAAATCCTCCGACGTCAAAAGAAGAAAGCAAAACAGCAGGCAAGAACTCTATCTGATGGAAATGCGAGTGGTAGTCATGATGAATCACAGAATACATCTAACTCGTGTTCTTTTGAAGTCAGTAGTACAGGAAATGGAGATATTAAAAATGACAAGAGTATAGAAAGTTCAGTTTCACATGTTCAACATGGCACAGAGCTTGAAAACAGTCAAACAGATGAGCTGCAGAATGATGAATTACAGTCTTCATGTTCACAACAAGCTTGCAATGAAGAAAGCCGCAATAATTCAGCTTCTTCTTGTATTACTGGAAATGTCCAACAAGATGCTCCAATGTTAGATAATGATGACAATGACTCGGAAGAATGCAGCGATAAAGAGACCGACTTAGAAAGCATGAGAGTGAATAGGGATGCAACTAAGAGGGTCCTCATTTATAAAGCTCCGCCTGTCTTGACCATTCATCTGAAGAGATTCAGCCAAGATGCTCGTGGCCGCTTAAGTAAATTAAACGGTCATGTCAACTTCAGAGAAACAATGGATTTTAGACCATATATGGATCCCAG GTGTATAAATGAAGAGAAGTATGAATACCAGTTGGTTGGTGTAGTGGAGCATTCGGGAACCATGCGAGGTGGTCACTATGTTGCCTATGTGAGAGGGGGCCAGAGGAACAGAGAGAAGGTTGCTAATAAAGAAAACGAGAGTTCCACATGGTATCATGCGAGTGATGCATATGTGCGTGAAGTTTCCCTTGATGAAGTTCTTCGCTGCGAGGCATACATTTTGTTTTACGAAAGAAAATGA
- the LOC123907785 gene encoding ubiquitin carboxyl-terminal hydrolase 2 isoform X2, giving the protein MAKKVKKKSRSFVKEKEVAATVTELDNPTIESVDEGVSVAKETNPCPHLAKGVNLEQLSRKIESSRSTSCEDCREGAADRRGSKGKGKHGKKKGGASSESKSDSKSIWVCLECAHYTCGGVGLPTTPNFHAVGHARKTRHPLTVNIDKPQLCWCFRCDMLIQVDKIEKTDETSHPISDVVKLLKGRSSAKSLVDTEDVFIGGGSVTAEIKSGSLSVSGSYGQRGYVVRGMVNLGNTCFFNSIMQNLLAMNKLRDNFLKTDAPVGPLISSLKKLFTETNPESGLKNSINPRSFFGNVCSKSPQFRGYQQHDSHELLRCLLDGLSTEELAGRKQNGSLETDGTSSNTLVDALFGGQISSTVCCNECKHSSTVYEPFLDLSLPVPTKKPPPRKAPQVSRTKKTKLPPKKGGKTQTRVKVNRDADPLPVQNVPGQSFSHESSCPDQSVISASGERAASSGDSTVLDSEEISSVANKEDISPPNLVTVEESQQMQVVDSVANKISDSSDVGAETMIDEDASVSQKEDAPEVQNSEIKDERLTVFTEQASCETSGPDSFLREDQNLRPDFSSANGLEDEVPLQVQNSEVLLLPYKQVQNSEVLLLPYKEESSSAGVIIERDNEASSSVLGGGPEESEFDGFGGLFNEPEIFAGPAPRPSSSGDVDAGIIIRNNSESDPDEVDDTDSPVSVESCLAHFIKPELLSDDNAWHCENCSKILRRQKKKAKQQARTLSDGNASGSHDESQNTSNSCSFEVSSTGNGDIKNDKSIESSVSHVQHGTELENSQTDELQNDELQSSCSQQACNEESRNNSASSCITGNVQQDAPMLDNDDNDSEECSDKETDLESMRVNRDATKRVLIYKAPPVLTIHLKRFSQDARGRLSKLNGHVNFRETMDFRPYMDPRCINEEKYEYQLVGVVEHSGTMRGGHYVAYVRGGQRNREKVANKENESSTWYHASDAYVREVSLDEVLRCEAYILFYERK; this is encoded by the exons ATGGCGAAGAAAGTAAAAAAGAAGAGTCGAAGTTTTGTTAAGGAGAAGGAGGTTGCTGCTACTGTTACTGAATTGGACAACCCAACTATTGAGTCTGTTGATGAAGGGGTTTCAGTTGCAAAAGAGACAAATCCTTGCCCTCATCTTGCTAAAGGTGTTAATTTAGAACAATTGTCTCGTAAGATTGAGTCTTCTAGGTCCACAAGTTGTGAAGATTGTAGGGAAGGGGCGGCTGATAGGAGGGGCAGTAAAGGAAAAGGTAAACATGGAAAGAAGAAAGGCGGTGCATCATCAGAATCCAAATCTGATTCGAAGTCTATATGGGTTTGTTTGGAATGTGCACACTATACCTGTGGAGGTGTGGGGCTACCAACAACCCCTAATTTTCATGCTGTTGGGCATGCAAGGAAAACACGACACCCATTAACTGTTAATATTGACAAACCTCAACTTTGTTGGTGTTTTCGTTGCGATATGCTTATTCAAgttgataaaattgaaaaaactgATGAAACAAGTCATCCTATATCTGATGTTGTGAAATTGCTCAAAGGACGATCTTCGGCAAAATCGTTAGTGGATACTGAAGATGTTTTCATTGGGGGTGGCAGTGTTACTGCAGAAATTAAGTCAGGATCTCTGTCTGTAAGTGGTTCATACGGACAGCGTGGTTACGTAGTTCGAGGCATGGTTAATCTTGGGAATACTTGTTTCTTTAATTCAATCATGCAAAATCTGCTTGCTATGAATAAATTGCGGGACAATTTTCTGAAGACCGATGCTCCTGTCGGGCCACTGATTAGTTCGTTGAAGAAGCTGTTCACTGAAACAAACCCAGAATCAGGattgaaaaatagtataaaTCCGAGATCCTTTTTTGGCAATGTATGTTCTAAGTCTCCCCAATTTCGAGGATATCAGCAACATGACAGTCATGAATTGCTCCGTTGTTTACTGGATGGGTTGAGTACTGAAGAGCTGGCTGGAAGGAAGCAGAATGGTTCTCTTGAGACAGACGGAACCTCTTCCAATACTTTGGTCGATGCTTTATTTGGGGGTCAGATATCTAGTACTGTATGTTGCAACGAATGTAAGCATTCCTCAACAGTGTATGAGCCTTTTTTAGATCTTTCCCTCCCCGTTCCAACTAAGAAACCTCCGCCTCGGAAGGCTCCACAAGTGTCCAGAACCAAAAAGACAAAACTTCCACCCAAAAAAGGAGGAAAGACTCAGACTCGAGTCAAAGTTAACAGGGATGCTGACCCCTTACCCGTTCAAA ATGTACCAGGCCAATCATTCAGCCATGAATCATCCTGCCCTGACCAGTCTGTCATATCAGCTTCTGGAGAAAGGGCTGCTTCTTCTGGTGATTCTACGGTATTAGATTCTGAAGAAATAAGCAGCGTGGCCAATAAAGAGGATATCTCTCCACCTAATTTGGTTACTGTTGAAGAGTCTCAACAAATGCAAGTGGTTGACAGTGTTGCAAATAAAATATCAGATTCATCAGATGTGGGAGCTGAAACCATGATAGACGAAGATGCTTCTGTATCCCAGAAGGAAGATGCACCGGAGGTACAAAATTCTGAGATCAAGGATGAACGTTTGACTGTTTTCACTGAACAAGCTAGTTGTGAAACCAGCGGTCCTGATTCTTTCCTTCGGGAGGATCAAAACCTAAGACCTGATTTTTCTTCAGCAAATGGGTTGGAAGATGAGGTTCCTTTACAAGTTCAAAATTCAGAAGTGCTTTTACTTCCATACAAACAAGTTCAAAATTCAGAAGTGCTGTTACTTCCATACAAAGAAGAAAGTTCCTCGGCCGGGGTTATCATTGAAAGAGATAACGAGGCCTCCTCGTCTGTTTTGGGTGGTGGTCCAGAAGAATCGGAGTTTGATGGCTTTGGTGGCTTATTTAATGAGCCTGAAATTTTTGCTGGGCCTGCTCCCAGGCCTTCTTCATCTGGTGATGTGGATGCTGGCATTATCATAAGAAACAACAGTGAATCTGATCCAGATGAAGTAGATGATACAGATTCTCCGGTTTCTGTGGAGAGTTGCTTGGCTCATTTTATAAAACCTGAGCTTCTTTCAGATGACAATGCTTGGCATTGTGAGAACTGTTCAAAAATCCTCCGACGTCAAAAGAAGAAAGCAAAACAGCAGGCAAGAACTCTATCTGATGGAAATGCGAGTGGTAGTCATGATGAATCACAGAATACATCTAACTCGTGTTCTTTTGAAGTCAGTAGTACAGGAAATGGAGATATTAAAAATGACAAGAGTATAGAAAGTTCAGTTTCACATGTTCAACATGGCACAGAGCTTGAAAACAGTCAAACAGATGAGCTGCAGAATGATGAATTACAGTCTTCATGTTCACAACAAGCTTGCAATGAAGAAAGCCGCAATAATTCAGCTTCTTCTTGTATTACTGGAAATGTCCAACAAGATGCTCCAATGTTAGATAATGATGACAATGACTCGGAAGAATGCAGCGATAAAGAGACCGACTTAGAAAGCATGAGAGTGAATAGGGATGCAACTAAGAGGGTCCTCATTTATAAAGCTCCGCCTGTCTTGACCATTCATCTGAAGAGATTCAGCCAAGATGCTCGTGGCCGCTTAAGTAAATTAAACGGTCATGTCAACTTCAGAGAAACAATGGATTTTAGACCATATATGGATCCCAG GTGTATAAATGAAGAGAAGTATGAATACCAGTTGGTTGGTGTAGTGGAGCATTCGGGAACCATGCGAGGTGGTCACTATGTTGCCTATGTGAGAGGGGGCCAGAGGAACAGAGAGAAGGTTGCTAATAAAGAAAACGAGAGTTCCACATGGTATCATGCGAGTGATGCATATGTGCGTGAAGTTTCCCTTGATGAAGTTCTTCGCTGCGAGGCATACATTTTGTTTTACGAAAGAAAATGA